The sequence AGGTAATGCTGAAGGCAGAATGTTGGGTTATTAAATGTTGCATTTCTCTGTTTAAGGCCCCTCTTGAAACATCAAGCAACATCCATTCAACATTCCAAGAACTTAGTCAAGAAATCAACCAGCCTACAAAACATTTTCTGCTTAGAAGTGTCAATCAGCTATATGGAGACAGATCAGTGCCTTTCCAAAAAGTGAGTGGTGCATGCTTTACTACTGAGGATGAAGGCTTAAGACAACTTACTGTTGCAGAAAGAGGTATATGCTAGGGATATGATAAGGATCGTATAATCCTGTGAGGTCGTTTCCTAATGCTTTTGAACTTCTGGGGTTTGAAGAAGCAGCTTGCCTCTGTGTCCGCATCTTCATTAGACCAGCTACTGGAATACCatatgtttcttttttatttccaACTCCACTGAGTACAATACTGTTTTAGAAATTCATTTGTATTCATGGTATATGTTAGTGCTAGCAGTCCAGAGGTAAACTGGTACAATCCCGGGTAGTAGTCAAGCAAACAGGGACAGGCCATCTGAAAACAGCACAGAGTAAGGAGCCCAGCCATACTCAGAAGTCTTATAAGGTCATGTAGAACCCCATTGGCCCTTTGGGTCACCTGACACTCACTGAGCTAATAGCTGTGATGCTGCCCTCTGGTCATCTGTGATCATGGCAGCAGAGAACAGATCAGCAGTTCCCTCCTCCAGCAAGCAGTCATCATTGTGCAGAGTTAAGATTGGTGCCAAGGCTACCTAGCTACTGCTAGCACCCCTAGTTAAATATCCCCAGGTACTTATCAATATGCTATTTGGGGATATGAAAGAAAACCCCTTATGTGATCAATTTTCTCAGTGCTTGAGATATTTCCTCAGACTGAAAATATCAGGCTGCACTGCACCCATTTTATCTTGGAGTGACAGCATCTCATTTCTAATACATATGGAATCAGGATTGAGAAGTTAATAAAAACatgcaatagctgcctatcataACAATAGATGTGTATTCAAATTTTTAATTTGCTTCTGTAGTAAACCATAAACATTTTGTCCCCCTGCTTGGCACTCATTTACATCAATGTATTGCCTTAACAGCATAAAATGTCACTTTACCTTTAAGGAATTCACAGAATCACTGAAGAAATACTATAATACAGAGCCACAAAcagtaaactttcaaggagctgccgaAGAAGTCAGAAAAGAGATCAATTCCTGGGTTGAACACCAAACAGAAGGTGAGCTCAAAACGCCTGCTCTGCCGGTTATAATGTGATCACCACTCCtatctttcttttcttcctcccTTTTAAAACAAGTATGCGCTCTCATTTGATTCTTTCACATGAGAGTTATGCAACATTAGTCTCTTACTAAAATTTGGGAAACTTACAACATCGTTCattcataagagcataagaaagtGTCCTGCTGGATTAgagcaaaggcccacctagtccagtttTCGTTCTAGCTGTGGGCAGGCAGATGCCTACAGAAAGTCCATAAACAAGACATgaccacaacagcactctcctgctcatgacccccagcaactggtattcagaggcatactgcttcttaTGCTCAGGTAGTACAGTGTCATTGACTAGTAGCCGCTGATatagccttatcctgcatgaaATTGACTAACTCCCTTTAAGAGCCCTCACTAGTGGCTAGAGGTGAGAGATATATTTTATTCTGTCcaaatttaaaggcaaacctacctcatgtgctctttccaaaacaatgcaaaaatcaaacccacccatccttcaaaattcacacttctccgaattttgcagtgcagttgtccagccaagtatgtatgtatgtatgtatgtgtttgtttgtatACCGCTTACTTGCCACAATGGCTTCTAAGTGGCTTGCAAGTATAAagccaattataaaaatatatccacatataattaaaagacacaataaaacaatttcactgtgtataaaaatgcatatactgagggaaagtgtgcataaaaatgcacatattactgaaaatagcataccaaaatgcattaacataggggaaattgctttgcaaacatttGTATATTCGgcaaagtttttatttatttattaaatttatattccacccttcctcccagtaggagcccagttgcaTACAAATTGTATACTAGGAggaactcacactaaaatgctgatgaatttgcatgagaattaaaaaaaagaaaaacaaatctggagaactgaatttaagattagaaaaatgagaaactgaaataaaccaaaactggcagatttcCCTAtccctacatcttgtggtagggtgaagaaatatttttttctgccctGAATCTTGCAGTATTCAGCTTTGTGGGTTCTACTATTATGAGGACACTTCTCAGTGTGTTTGTTGCAATGGGTGCCTGAAGATGTGAGTGTTCAAATGCTTCCCCTCACACCTAGATTTGCCTGTCAGCCCAGTCAGGTTGGATTAAAAACATCCAATAGAAGTTCTCCATAATATACCACATGCAAAGTATCATCAAAAGGTTATGAGAATGATTCACCAAACACGATTCCAGCTCAATTCTTCCATAAGATTATGCTTAATATTACAATTATTTACATAGCACCATCAAGATCTATGACATTTTTACAGAACAAAGAAACAATCataactatgggaagccagtgtaatttacgaTGGTTTAAGTTAAGTTGGTGCCAAGGTACACCAGATCCAACCCTTGTTCGGGAGTTAGGTTATTGCCAGCTGATCCatcccaagcctggcagagggaaaacaagcctttaaaacagagtttgacttacaccaggATTTTTGCTGAGTTGCCAAGCCATGTGAATGAGCTGAACACAATTAGGATCCAAGTAACCCAGGATAAGGAACCTACACCACCATATTTCCAGTTGAGCAGGGATTGGGGACTTGGGCTGAGCCTGGGTTCAGCAAGTTGAGCTGGAGGCCTGCCAGATCCTAACCCACTCATCctagtggatcttgggtttggactgCTCCCTAAAATAACCAAAAAAAACTATCCCTCCCATGGGAACTTGCAATCAGCCTATCAACCACGGAGAGACAACAATAGGAAATAaagtggggagaggagaagaaaaggGTAAACAGGAATGAGTATAAGCAAATGTGTTAGGCTTTATTTCATTGGTGGATGAGGGGTAAAGGGTAAGACCAAAGGCTTCCTGGAAAAACTTGGAGTGTTGAGATGGGATTTGAAAGACAAGGAAGATGCAATATAGATATTCAGGGTAGGAGTTCCATGCATAAGATGCAGGGAAAATTGGGTAGAGTCATTTAAGAGAGCAGCTGTGAGGGCCATACCCTTTATGCTGGGTCCCAATTCAGATCAGAAACTCCACATTGGCAATTTGTGGCGGCAGCGGAGCAGAGATCCTGCACTCAAGGGTGGAAGTTCTCAGTTATGACCAGTCCTCTCTAGTTTGAGCATCAGAGTGGTACAACTGGAGGAATGAAGATCGACTGGGAAATAATGTTAGAAAGGTAGGTTGGGGCAAGGGCACAGAGAGTCTTTAAAAGCAAAGTCACATTTCCTATGTGATTATCTCAAAACCTACAGCTAGACTTCTTCAGATGTGTGAAGCTGCAGAAACATATGATGActtctttctctcttctcccctttCCCCCAAAAAGGTAAAATACAGAATCTGCTGAACAAGGGATCTATAGATTCACTTACCCAGCTGATCTTGGTGAATGCACTGTACTTCAAGGGAAATTGGTCCAAGATATTTAAGAAAGAAGACACAACAGAACAGCCCTTCAGACTTAACAAGGTAAGTATTTCGTATTGCTGAATGAACTTCAGTCCCCTTTAATCAATCACTATGTCTGTGATGGTATCGTCTACATTGTTCTGCACTGCAGAGTAATATAAGGGAGATCTCTGCCCCAAGCAgcatacaaaaaatacaaatgtTGTTTGTTCCCTCATGAGGTTTAATGTTCATTAAAACAAAGGGTATGTTTATAATCTTTCAGAGAACAAGTGAGCCAGTGAAGATGATGTTCCAGCATGATAAATTTAATTGGAACTACATAAAAGAAGTGCAGACTCAGATTCTTGAGCTCCAATATATCAATAATGACTTCAGCATGTTTATACTCCTCCCTGATGACATCACTGATGACAGCACTGGCCTAGAAATGGTAAAGAAAAGTAGTAATATTTagattattttagttttggtttttatcccaaatATTTGCTGCATTTGTATGTACTGCTTCATTTTACACACCTTGTAACAAAAATGACTGAATTGTTTAGGTTATAGAAAGATACAGAATTTGAAATCTATCTAGATTGAAAGGGGTGTTTGATCTATTTGCATTCATATATATTCACACTGCAAGGTGGGCATCACacaaaacaaagaagaaaaatttCATTTCTAGTTATCCAAAACCTAAGAACATAGAGATAAAATCTTGTCTGTTAAGACGATGAATGAATGAAGGGGTATGTGGAGACTCTAAAAAATTATAGAACACAAGCAGAAGCAAACTGTACCACATACAGGTCTCCAGCCAacctctgaaaatggaaatggacggccttcaagtcgattccgacttatggcgaccctgtgattagggttttcatggtaagcggtattcagaggtggtgtaccattaccttcctctgaggctgagaggcagtgtctggcccaaggtcacccaatgagcttcatggctgtgtggggattcaaaccctggtctcccaggttgtagtccaacaccctaaccactacacctcccTTCCTTAACACAAAGGCCCCTTGCTTCTTCAAATGCTCTTGGGAACCTATACTAAAATGTCGCTCCTGTAAGAAACAACCTTTTGATCTCCATAATGAAATTATTACTTATATTCAGTTGGGCTTGTTCAAGTGACAGCCTCTAATCTTAATTAGTAATCTCTTGCTTTAATAACCTCTTGGATACTTGTAGATCAAAAACCTGTTCCCCTTCACCTCTTTTTGCAGACACACATTTTTCATCTTGTGATATGGTGTGTTCACTGATGACTGTTGAAAACCTTGCACTTATTGCACCCAGTGCCAAAAGAATGTATGGCATTATAGCTCAATGGATTTGTAACCTAACACAGACAGGGGGGAAAACACTTGCACTGTTTTTGCACATGCCAATCAGTTTAGTGTATACTCCATTAGGAGTTCCAGAACACAGATGTACATCTAATTTAGCAATCCTGGGCACCTTTTCTAACTGATTATCTGATTTTCTTTGTGTCTTGACTGTAGCTAGAAAAAGAATTGACTTATGAGGCCTTATCCAAGTGGACTAGCCCAGATGAAATGGAAGAAGCTGAAGCAAATGTGTATCTTCCGAGGATCCAGTTAGAAGATCACTATGAGCTAAAGTCAACTTTGACCAGCATGGGGATAACAGATGCCTTCAGTATAGGCAAAGCTGATTTCACCGGAATGTCTGAGGAAAACAATCTGGTTCTTTCCCAAGTTTTTCAAAAGTGCTTTGCTGACATCAACGAAGAGGGCACAGAGGCTGCTGCTTCAAGTGGTGCCAGTATAGATGGGCGAAGTGATCAGGGTGCAATTTTGTTTGCAGCGGACCACCCTTTCATCTTCTTCATCCGACATAACAAAACCAAAAGCATTCTGTTCTTAGGCAGATTCTGCTGCCcttaaaacatttcagcttcctctTAGCAAACAGGAAGGATCTTGCAGCAGCAGGAATGTACACAACATTGCTAAAAGATGTCTAAATATGGTGGGTTAGGTCTCCTCACTGTCCTGTGGGTTTGCAGAGTGTGCACATGGCTACAGCAGATATGCTCAGCAAGCCAACTCACTGTTGGGGGAAAAACCCACAGAAACCTCCAAAACCATGCATGAGATGGACTCTTTGTAAATTGCACTATTAGTATACATATGAACTAGAGCAATGGACTTGATGTAATCCTCGTCAGTTACTAATTCACTGTAAAATGTAAAAAGTAGTCCATGGCAGTCAAGTAGTCCAGCACTACTGAAATGTCTTTATAAACAAAAGATGTCTTATATAGCATTCAATCTAGTACCATAAATGTTGGGTTGTAATTTATATTGTGGGTGGCAATCACTTGTCAGGTATttgcatgttgtgtgtgtgtgtgtgtgtgtgtgtgtgtgtgtgtgtgtgtgtgtgtgagtgtgtgtgtgtgtgtgtgtgtgtgagagagagagagagagagagagagaatgatggTGATGTTTACACCATCAGGTATGCAGAGAATTTCAAGTCTGGTAGACTCTGGGACACCTAAAAAAAGTGAGGTGCCAACTGGCAGGTTGGGTGCTGAAGATGAACCTTGCCACTTTTCAACTAAGCTTTACCTGAAATGAAGACAACGTATATGAGAGAACACAACAAGAAGAATAggattcctcctctcccctttggCTCCTAGAAAATCTTGTTGTCTGATAGTCATATAACTccagagcttgaaagattacttttaaaaagtaataaattgcaattactgttacatggtcccaaaaagtaataaattaccattacaaaaaTTTCTTTGAAAGGAAcagattactttaccattactcaaaagtgatcactacaattacacttaagttactttttttaaaaaaaatagagtgcctacaaggtgctgatcttcctttgtggcctggcctttcttccacttcctatatgtgtccttttttgttttcaggtcatgtctaagctttctgtgaagccacattggcttcttctgctgtcttcccccttttttccttgatggaaatcTGCCAACTGAAGCTTTTCTCGGTTTCTCGTGTTtccaattcagctctccacatttctgcaggaatttgcatttttaaaatttaaaaactcccCATGAAAATACATCTGCATtatagtgcgaatttctcctactatgcacatttttgtatgtagtattgactaatgcacacattgcTCCTAATATACTGAttattttgtatgtcattttaacTAAcgtatacattttaatgcatgctttcccctcatATTCACTTTTTGGTACGCATTttctggttggacaactgcattgcaaaatttggagaggtaTGAACTTCAAAGAATAGTtgaatttcagttcacatattggttcAAAAAAGTGCAAATCAGTTAGCTTCTCAATAAAATGCAAtcagaatagaatttctcccccatccctaacctatacaaacatattttttaaagatatgcACTTTTCCTAGGCAAAGAGCACATTTGCAACGATACTGGTAAGATTCCAAGTATTGCAGATAATACTCTTTACTGGACCACCAATTCTGCTGGTAGAACACAGTAAAAAGCAAATAGCAAGCAAGCTTTGAATTGCAGGGAACCCTTTTTCAGGTAGTAAAGAAATGGTGGCATTCattactagtcctactcagagtagacctatgatgttaatagacatgatgtacaggttcattaatttcaatgggtctgctctgagtaggacttagttgaatacaaccctaaattCCATGTAACTTCAAAACTTTGCTTTCCTACCTCCATAGCTGAACAAACTAAATGTGTTTTCTGGACAATGTCTGATCCTATCTTCCTTCTCTTTCAAGCTAGCATAGCAACTGATAATGATATTAAAATATGGTTTAGTATTTAATAggttagatcaggggttccccaactgtgttccatggaccaccagtggcctgcaagcttcattcaggtggtctgcggcatgttCACATTAAATAGTCATGTtaattattaattgtattttattgcttcttctttattgtattacaatttgaattctatggaatgcaaattgtaatggaataaaatccaattaaaagaaataaaaaagtaataaaaatacaattaaaaatcatgcagcacccAGCACCGTGCATTACATTACAACTGCAACAGGccgaaaaatcattaagtagtctgccaagaCTATCAGCAATCTTCAAGTGGTCTGCGTGGAAGTTTGGGATCCACTGGTTTAGATAATAGAGAATAGCTGACAGTCTTTGGGTTTTGCAGCAGACAGTGCTGTACACTGATAAAGGCAGAGGATGGACTGGATGTTGACATGGAAGATATTAATAAGGGGAAGTGCAGGCTGCTCTATATTTCTACAGAACTGTGTCTTCACAAATGCCACAACTTGTTTGAGGAATCACCTTAATCATAGCAGTTGCCGGTACTGTTAAATTTCAAACATGTATAACTTGTTTTACTGCAAATCTTAAACTTGGGTGAAAGGGGCAAAAATATGCTGTGAAAAAGAAAGGTTGCATTTTTCAGATATTATTACTTATTATTCTTATAAAGGATGAGCAaggtttaatttgtttattaaaagAGCACAAATGAATAGTGTATTTTTCAAGATACTGCTATGCAAGTGTATAGGATGACCTTGGGCATTATGAATGGAAAGGCGGGCTTTAAATGTAACAAATCAATAAAAGGGGGAACAGAACTTCTGGATCTTTATAAGTATGGCTTATGATGTAGAAGTGATAAAATCTCTATCTAGTACAGTGATTGGTtggcaatcttttaggtatctgaTAGTATTAATGCTTTAACTTTTAACACTGGGGCAAACTGGTGGAGGCACCATTTTGTGGGAAGAAAATACATGACGCTGACCACTGTTCTTTCATCCATGTGAGAAAGACGTGATTCATCCCGTCTGTCATATTTGTCATAGGTTGCAGCCATGGACTCTCTCTCAGTAGCCAACGGCGACTTTACCCTGGAGCTGTTCAAAAACCTAAATCAATCATCTCAAGGCAACAATGTTTTCTATTCTCCCTGGAGTATCTCATCTGCTCTGGCCATGGTCTATATGGGAGCAAGAAACAGCACTGCTGACCAGATGGCCAAGGTGGGTTCTTAAATTTGGCTACACTCACCACACGTTTCAGTCCTGCACATAGTTTGGAACAGTGGCAGAACCCTTTGGTTTAAACTTTGGTGGGGCCCTTGTGGGGAAAccgttttaaattttaatttttaaaaaaagcgggGGAGGAAGAGAGTTTATTATTGGGAGGGGAAGCAAAGGAGACCCAGTCAGAGCAGCAACGTTTAAAAGGAGACATTTTTAGACTTCGAAAAACTTTGCTGTCAATCTCctagtttcctcctcctcctctgtttgtttattttctttccgtTTTCGGTCATCCTTAAGGCTTCAACTCTTACCAGATAGAGTTCTTATCTCTCTATCAGTGTTAATGAAATAGCATATGTAACCCTTGCTGGCAAGCCGCAGCTTAATGGAAAGGGCTCTAAGAGGGGGGGTGAGGGATTTCCACGGCAAATGCTTGAACAGCACATTTAACCCAGTCGTGGTTGGCTCGGGCAGGGCGGCGTTGTTTACCTGCCTTCCCAATGCTGCGCATCGCGGCCGGCTACCAAGAGGGAGAAGGGTGAGGCAGCAGGGACCATCGGGAGTATTGGATTAGTTCCACCGCTGTGACTGCACCACGCCGAGCTCCACTCGCCTTCTGCGCCTCGGTAACCAGTAGCAACTCACGGTGTTGGGAAGGCAGGCAAGCAGCGCTGCCCTGCCTGTGGTGCCTCACTGTCGACTACCGATTTGACCCTTggggagaaaagaaaggaaagagatTCCCAGGACAATTCCTTAAGTAGCGCGTTCAATCCCATGGCTGCAGCACGTTCTGTGCGTTCGTCCGCCATTACAACTTTTTTTCCTTCACGGAAAAGAACCCCAGGATTCCAAGGAAGACTGCTTGAGAAACGCTTGGAAATATAATACAAGAATGCGCTAACTGTTGTTACATGGGACATCCTTTAAAGAACATGTCCTGTACATGAAAGGGGAAAACACGTGGAATGGAAAAGTCATTAGATTATTAATTAATATGAATACTGATAATCAATATGCATGTGTGAACAAGCCCATGGAGGCATAGCCATAGAAGTCAAGAAAACTATAATTTAAACAAGGCGTTTCAGGACTGAAATCAAGGTATCTTGAATACCTGCTGAGTATGCATTTTTGGCAAGGTGATCATTATCTTGGATCTAGCTTGAATGACTGGATCACTAAGAAATGATTGTCCATGCCTGTCTGTCTTATGTAACTACTGTTTTGGGGGGTTTAAATCTTTATAACTCTGCTTACAGGTGCTTCACTTCAATGCAACAAAAGACTTTGGCAGTTCTTCACAGGTAATACAATGTTGCACACACGCCAATCTCTCCAGTTCAGCTGATCTCTCTAATGCAAATTGGttgcttgctgctgcttactgggaggtagaaggGGCAAGGTGGTAAGCAGAGGGCTACCTGTAGGGTTGCCCTGTGCAAGCCTCTTCTGCTTcccaggaagcagcagcaatgagACCAACTAGAGGCCAGGTGAATATTGCTGCCCATGACCATGTTGTCCACTACTGCCACACTGGCTGCCTACATGAGATACCTTACAGGAAATCATCCTTGCTGCACTAACCTATATAACGTTTGGATTGCTCAACCTCCAGTAGAAAATAATATAAATCAAAGCTTAAAACATGTTAAGTTTTCCACATTTTTCAAAGGAGGATGAAAGAGAGAAACTAAGCTCTAGACAGCAGCTAGTTATGCAAGATGGCCATTTTGAACAGGATATGGAGGACGGTGGGACAGACCTTCCCATCAATTCCGATTAAACTGATGTCAGGCGGGGCTATAGGAAGGCTGAATTTGGCCTTGGGGCCTTCTGCTGCAGATCTTTAGATTAAATTACTGTAAATTATCATGCTAATAAATAATttatccctgaccatttttcCACCTATGTTAATTTTTGAAAATATATATACGTATGCAGTACCATAGAGTCAAATCCAGATGAGGTTCTGATATGCTGTGGTGTCTCCCTGTAAAGAAACCAGGTGTCGGCCAAGATGAAACCCCTCACAGTGAATTCCAGGAATTGATTTCTGAAATCAATCAGCCCAGGAGCACCTACGTGCTGAAAACAGCCAATAGGCTATATGGAGAAAagacattcagtttcattggcgTAAGTCTACTAAGTTACAATGTTTCATCTGAAAATAGTTGTTAACATAAATATAGGCCTAAACTCCAAGATTATTCCCATGTACGGTAATATGATTAGATAGTATGGCACTAGGAAAAACACAAAGTGCTGGATGCAATATATTATGCAGGAATTTGGAACTACATTAgtattagtacagtagggccccgcttctcggtggCCTGTTTTTTGGCGTTCCGTTAATATGGTGCCAGCGGGGGATTAGCTGGAAGGGggactggagctccccgcactccagctgattgtgctggaggaggggaagatcagctgcagtgtactacagctgatcttctcctcgggAGCGGTCAGACTCGCTCACTgcagctgatcgtgccggaggaggggaagatcagctgtagctcactacagctgatcttctcatctggcacgatcagactcccgctcgagctgatcacacccaaggaggggaagatctgatcttctcctcctctggtgcgatcagcgggttaggttccagacccctgtgctacagctgatccacttttcggcggtttttgcttttcggcgggggtctggaacctaatctgccgtatgagtggggccctactgtataatgtatattatatatttatattatatatattattaaatacattattatataatgtataatgttttgttttgtggtaGTTATTGTATTTTTCACAGTACACATATTTCATAATGTCAATCTTAACATTTCCCCCCCAACATATTTATATCCTCCCTTTCTTCCATGGATCTCAGGACAGTATATATgggtttattcatttttatttttacaacaCTCGTGCAAAGTAGGATGGGTTTTCCCAAGGCTATCCAATAACTTCCATGGGTGAGTCAGAATTATAACCTAGGTTTCCATTATGTAAGTCTAattctgcagtcctatacaccagGGTTCTCCAACCTTTTTAGGGGTTGTGGATACATTTAGAAATCAGAGGAAATGTAAAGGGTACctccacaaaatggctgccgtagGGTCAGTCACAAAATGTCTACCTTGGAGGTGTGGTGAGTGGACAGAGGAACAAGCAACAGTGTGATGGCTTCCACTCATTTTGCCTCTTCCTCGTGTACCTCCCCTCATCCACCTCCTATAATCAAGGCAAGTAGATGCCATTTGTGTGACATGGATGATGGCTACTGCCACACTTCCATCCAAGAGGGAAAAAAAGCCAGCTAGCAACCCAACGTGGGTGTCAGCCACAACGTACCTGGAAGATAGGTTTTCTCTGTCTTGGATGTCTGATGGGGAATGTTCTGTTCTATGGTCAGGGCCAGGGCAAGGGCCAGGCTAGATATAGGGCAGGACTTTAGGAACATGCACATCTGATGTtgctacatttcccagagctccctgggaattgtagctctgtgagaataggggcctcctaacaacttgcagcacccttaataaactactgttcccaggattctttggaggaagccatgactgttaaaagtggtatgatactgctttaaatgtatggtgcagatgtgacccaACCAAGACTTACAGTCCTGCCTGAACTGAAAGTTGCTGCTGTAATTAAAGGAGCCCATCCCTCTCCAGTAATGCCCCACTGTGACAGAGTTATGGAGCATCTGGTTTCACTGGGTCATCTGCAATGGAGTCCTCCAAATCTCTTAGAGGGGCACTGTCCCCACTGTCTTGTCTGGTAGCAGTGCTTCTGGCGTTGGTCCTGTGTACCTTTCCccttctgtcaggcccaggatgcgactcaggaaccagaccagaggttgtagttaattcgtgttttattagagtaatgtccaacaaagactgcgctttctcatgaagcaatacagggatacaggtcctgcaacattgggagaaagttgacagagcaaggggctgcttcccacctgttctttaagaaggggctaaacgggcacgcaacctttcgctcctccttaactccccctcaggtactgcccgccttcccccccttctctcctgtcttttcaaccgtct is a genomic window of Rhineura floridana isolate rRhiFlo1 chromosome 1, rRhiFlo1.hap2, whole genome shotgun sequence containing:
- the LOC133366968 gene encoding serpin B10-like — its product is MEALSTANAGFAIDFFKHMCKAQSNKNVLFSPWSISSVVAMVYLGAQGRTAQQIAEVLHFNKAEGTETTHAVRHQQGHSKMEELLNNPCIYIQKAPLETSSNIHSTFQELSQEINQPTKHFLLRSVNQLYGDRSVPFQKEFTESLKKYYNTEPQTVNFQGAAEEVRKEINSWVEHQTEGKIQNLLNKGSIDSLTQLILVNALYFKGNWSKIFKKEDTTEQPFRLNKRTSEPVKMMFQHDKFNWNYIKEVQTQILELQYINNDFSMFILLPDDITDDSTGLEMLEKELTYEALSKWTSPDEMEEAEANVYLPRIQLEDHYELKSTLTSMGITDAFSIGKADFTGMSEENNLVLSQVFQKCFADINEEGTEAAASSGASIDGRSDQGAILFAADHPFIFFIRHNKTKSILFLGRFCCP